One segment of Streptomyces sp. NBC_01463 DNA contains the following:
- a CDS encoding FBP domain-containing protein has protein sequence MKAVTEQDIRTSFVNCSKGEAKRLPLPRDFDELPWDDLDFLGWRDLSAPGRSYIVTEHEGRLTGITLRFPSQQRGFLHRSMCSLCLTTHPGSGVSLMTARKTGPAGRDGNSVGLYMCTDLACSLYVRGKKAVASGARFKESLTVEEQIARTTANLTAYVAKLFA, from the coding sequence ATGAAGGCCGTGACCGAGCAGGACATCCGCACATCGTTCGTGAATTGCTCCAAGGGAGAAGCCAAGCGCCTGCCGCTGCCCCGCGACTTCGACGAGCTGCCGTGGGACGATCTCGACTTCCTGGGCTGGCGTGACCTCTCCGCCCCGGGACGGAGCTACATCGTCACCGAGCACGAGGGCAGGCTGACCGGCATCACGCTGCGCTTCCCCTCCCAGCAGCGCGGCTTCCTGCACCGGAGCATGTGCTCGCTCTGTCTGACCACGCACCCGGGCAGCGGGGTGTCGCTGATGACCGCCCGCAAGACGGGCCCGGCGGGGCGGGACGGCAATTCGGTCGGCCTGTACATGTGCACCGACCTGGCCTGCTCGCTCTATGTGCGGGGGAAGAAGGCCGTGGCCTCGGGCGCCCGCTTCAAGGAGTCGCTGACCGTGGAGGAGCAGATCGCCCGCACGACGGCCAACCTCACCGCGTACGTCGCCAAGCTCTTCGCCTGA
- a CDS encoding glycosyl hydrolase-related protein — MHDERRIIEQRIRTLLDRVVRPALYTSALPLTLSAWHVDGEPVPVADALTAVYEPFTAGGTWGGPWSTTWLRATARIPAAWAGRRVEAVFDLGFDLDRGPGGQAEGLVHDAHGSPLQGLHPYHRSVLLTDAATADSPVDLLIELAANPPIVGSAGLHTHHGSLETAGDDPLYRLEQAEIAVREDDVWHLIHDIEVLDELMHELPEGSSRRHEILHALRRAAAAVDPDDVPRSAAAARSRLAGVLSRPAHASAHTLSAVGHAHIDSAWLWPVRETVRKCARTFTNMTTMAREYPELVFACSSAQQYAWMKEQRPEIFARMRKAAADGTWVPVGGMWVEADGNLPGGEALARQLVMGRRFFAEEFGTEQDGVWLPDSFGYTAAYPQLARLAGAKWFLTQKLSWNETNKLPHHTFDWEGIDGTRIFTHFPPVDTYNASLSASENAHAEANFADKGVARRSLVPFGYGDGGGGPTRTMLEKARRLRDLEGSPKVEIVAPGRFFAEARAEQDRPPVWRGELYLENHRGTYTSQARTKRGNRRSEALLREAELWAATASVLAGAPYPYERLEAVWRRVLLNQFHDILPGSSIAWVHQQAEREYREIRAELEAMTGAAAGHLPGGPALLNAGPYARREVAVVAGGTGLPHAQQLSDGREAVLADVPALATGGTLGRPRQAVTARADDGGYVLDNGLLTVVVDSRGLVTSVYDRTARREAIAPGAAGNLLQIHPDDPNLWSAWNIDRYYRDTVHDLDEADSVTLTDAGPLLASVRVERTHRATTIVQHLELTAESRQLTVRTDIDWQERDAVLKAAWPLDVHAERESAEIQFGHVQRPTHENTSWDAARFELWAHRWVHVGERHWGAALLNDSTYGHDIGRDTREEDGGTTTTVRLSLLRAPHSPDPQADRGRHAFSYALLTGAGVEEAIAGGYALNLPLRPAPAEARALVTLDTTDVVVESVKLADDRSGDVIVRLYEACGGAVTARLTAGFPVAGIADCDLLEEPDQELMPPAEPGSGPPGPSSAELRMRPFQIRTLRLRPAGPGAGPSQERRLNRSGA; from the coding sequence GTGCACGACGAACGCCGGATCATCGAGCAGCGGATCCGCACGCTGCTCGATCGCGTCGTCCGCCCCGCCCTGTACACCTCCGCCCTCCCGCTCACCCTGTCCGCCTGGCACGTCGACGGCGAGCCCGTGCCCGTCGCCGACGCCCTGACCGCCGTGTACGAACCGTTCACGGCCGGCGGGACCTGGGGCGGCCCCTGGTCGACGACCTGGCTGCGGGCCACCGCGCGGATTCCCGCCGCCTGGGCGGGCCGCCGTGTCGAGGCCGTCTTCGACCTCGGCTTCGACCTCGACCGGGGGCCGGGCGGCCAGGCCGAGGGGCTGGTTCACGACGCCCACGGCTCGCCCCTGCAGGGGCTGCACCCGTACCACCGCAGTGTGCTGCTGACCGATGCGGCCACGGCGGACTCGCCCGTCGACCTGCTGATCGAACTGGCCGCCAACCCGCCGATCGTCGGCAGCGCCGGCCTCCACACCCATCACGGCTCCTTGGAGACCGCGGGCGACGACCCCCTCTACCGCCTCGAACAGGCGGAGATCGCGGTCCGCGAGGACGACGTCTGGCACCTCATCCATGACATCGAGGTGCTGGACGAGCTCATGCACGAGCTCCCCGAGGGGTCCTCGCGCCGCCACGAGATCCTGCACGCCCTGCGCCGCGCGGCCGCCGCCGTCGACCCCGACGACGTGCCGCGCTCCGCGGCAGCGGCCCGCAGCCGGCTCGCCGGTGTGCTGTCCCGGCCCGCGCACGCCTCCGCGCACACCCTGAGCGCCGTCGGCCACGCCCACATCGACTCCGCCTGGCTCTGGCCGGTCCGCGAGACCGTACGCAAGTGCGCCCGCACCTTCACCAACATGACCACGATGGCCCGGGAGTACCCCGAGCTGGTCTTCGCCTGTTCCTCCGCCCAGCAGTACGCGTGGATGAAGGAGCAGCGGCCGGAGATCTTCGCCCGGATGCGGAAGGCGGCCGCCGACGGCACCTGGGTTCCGGTCGGCGGCATGTGGGTGGAGGCGGACGGCAATCTGCCCGGCGGTGAGGCGCTGGCCCGTCAGCTCGTCATGGGGCGGCGGTTCTTCGCCGAGGAGTTCGGGACCGAGCAGGACGGCGTCTGGCTGCCCGACTCCTTCGGCTACACCGCCGCCTATCCGCAGCTCGCCAGGCTGGCAGGCGCCAAGTGGTTCCTCACCCAGAAGCTCTCCTGGAACGAGACCAACAAGCTCCCGCACCACACCTTCGACTGGGAGGGCATCGACGGAACCCGGATCTTCACCCACTTCCCGCCCGTCGACACGTACAACGCCTCGCTCAGCGCGAGCGAGAACGCCCACGCCGAGGCCAACTTCGCGGACAAGGGTGTGGCGAGGCGCTCCCTCGTCCCGTTCGGCTACGGCGACGGCGGCGGCGGGCCCACCCGCACCATGCTGGAGAAGGCGCGCCGGCTCCGCGACCTCGAAGGGTCACCCAAGGTCGAGATCGTCGCCCCCGGCCGGTTCTTCGCCGAGGCCCGCGCCGAGCAGGACCGGCCGCCCGTGTGGCGCGGCGAGCTCTACCTGGAGAACCACCGGGGTACGTACACCAGCCAGGCCCGCACCAAGCGCGGCAACCGGCGCAGCGAGGCCCTGCTGCGGGAGGCCGAGCTCTGGGCCGCGACGGCATCGGTCCTGGCCGGCGCGCCCTACCCGTACGAGCGGCTGGAAGCGGTGTGGCGGCGGGTGCTGCTCAACCAGTTCCACGACATCCTGCCCGGGTCCTCCATCGCCTGGGTGCACCAGCAGGCCGAGCGGGAGTACCGGGAGATCCGCGCCGAGCTGGAAGCGATGACCGGGGCCGCCGCCGGGCATCTGCCGGGCGGCCCCGCCCTGCTCAACGCCGGTCCCTACGCCCGCCGCGAGGTCGCCGTCGTCGCAGGCGGCACCGGGCTGCCGCACGCCCAGCAGCTCTCCGACGGCAGGGAGGCGGTCCTCGCCGACGTGCCCGCGCTCGCCACCGGCGGCACGCTCGGCCGTCCCCGCCAGGCCGTCACCGCACGCGCCGACGACGGCGGATACGTCCTGGACAACGGCCTGCTGACCGTGGTCGTGGACAGCCGGGGGCTGGTCACCTCGGTGTACGACCGCACCGCCCGGCGCGAGGCGATCGCGCCCGGCGCCGCGGGCAACCTGCTCCAGATCCATCCCGACGACCCCAACCTGTGGTCCGCCTGGAACATCGACCGGTACTACCGCGACACCGTGCACGACCTCGACGAGGCCGACTCGGTGACCCTGACGGACGCGGGCCCGCTGCTCGCCTCCGTACGCGTCGAGCGCACCCACCGCGCCACCACGATCGTCCAGCACCTCGAACTGACCGCGGAGAGCCGTCAGCTGACCGTCCGCACCGACATCGACTGGCAGGAGCGCGACGCCGTGCTCAAGGCGGCCTGGCCGCTCGACGTGCACGCGGAACGGGAGAGCGCCGAGATCCAGTTCGGCCATGTGCAGCGGCCCACCCACGAGAACACCAGCTGGGACGCCGCCCGCTTCGAACTGTGGGCCCACCGCTGGGTGCACGTCGGCGAACGGCACTGGGGCGCCGCCCTGCTCAACGACTCCACCTACGGCCACGACATCGGCCGCGACACCCGCGAGGAGGACGGCGGCACCACCACGACCGTCCGGCTCTCGCTGCTGCGGGCCCCGCACAGCCCCGACCCGCAGGCGGACCGGGGGCGCCACGCGTTCAGCTACGCCCTGCTCACCGGCGCCGGTGTCGAGGAGGCCATCGCGGGCGGGTACGCGCTCAACCTGCCCCTGCGTCCCGCTCCGGCCGAGGCCCGCGCGCTGGTCACCCTCGACACGACGGATGTCGTCGTGGAGTCGGTCAAGCTCGCCGACGACCGCAGCGGAGACGTGATCGTGCGGCTGTACGAGGCCTGTGGGGGAGCGGTCACGGCACGGCTGACGGCGGGCTTCCCCGTCGCCGGGATCGCCGACTGCGACCTGCTCGAAGAACCGGACCAGGAGCTGATGCCACCGGCCGAGCCGGGTTCGGGCCCGCCCGGCCCGTCGTCGGCGGAGCTGCGGATGCGCCCCTTCCAGATCCGCACCCTGCGCCTGCGCCCGGCAGGACCGGGCGCAGGTCCCTCTCAGGAGCGTCGGCTCAACCGCAGTGGTGCGTAG
- a CDS encoding glycosyl hydrolase-related protein encodes MHDDRTLVEHRLERVLRERIRPAIHPRTIPLDVEIWSTTGEPVSVAEGIAAPTRPIAAGTPWGAPWGTSWFRVGGTVPEEWAGLTVEAVLDLGFSPRTPGFQCEGLVHRPDGTPVKGLHPRNSYVPVASPAVGGEQIHWHVEAASNPDLEAGGVPFQPTLMGDRLTAGDAPQYVLGRMELAVRDEAVWNLVMDLEVLGELMAELPLDGARRWEILRAVSNALDAVDLQDVNATAAAARQELAAVLAAPALPTAHRISAVGHAHIDSAWLWPLRETVRKVARTASNMTALLEEEPDFVFTMSQAQQFAWIKEHRPEVYARVKKAVAEGRFVPAGGMWVESDTNMPGSEAMSRQFVHGKRFFLDEFGVENDEAWLPDTFGFAAGLPQIIKAAGSKWLLTQKISWNRTNKFPHHTFDWEGIDGTRIFTHFPPVDSYNCEMSGRQIAHAARNFKEKGVATRSLAPTGFGDGGGGTTREMVAKAARMRSLDGSAIVEWEEPAAFFAKAEAEYPDPPVWVGELYLELHRATFTSQAQTKQGNRRSEHLLVEAELWAATAAVRTGAPYPYEQLDRIWKTVLLHQFHDILPGSSTSWVHREARATYARVAEELGAVIAAAQRALAGVGPATTELVFNAAPHTRGGVPAGGASGASAHDRPVIPTAREGGGHVLDNGLLRVEIDARGLVVSAYDIAAGRETIAPDQAANLLQLHPDFPNQWDAWDVDAFYRNVGSDLTDVAELTADADGVRVVRVFGDSRVTQLLSLPADVRRLDIDTEVDWHETEKFLKLAFPLDVKADRYASETQFGHAYRPTHQNTSWEWAKFEACNHRFVHFDEPGWGVALVNDSTYGHDVSRSVRTADEGTTTTVRASLLRAPRYPDPETDQGVHRFRHALVPGATIGDAVREGFRVNVPERRVTGSAEVAPLVTVDNDAVVVSAVKLADDRSGDLVVRVYEANGGRARATVTADAFAAGRAAVTDLLERPIADAGPPDTAGDGVVLSLRPFQMVTLRLPRA; translated from the coding sequence ATGCACGATGACCGCACACTGGTCGAACATCGTCTGGAGCGCGTCCTCAGGGAGCGCATCCGCCCCGCGATCCACCCCAGGACCATCCCGCTCGACGTGGAGATCTGGTCCACCACGGGGGAGCCGGTCTCCGTGGCGGAGGGGATCGCGGCCCCCACCCGTCCCATCGCCGCGGGCACGCCGTGGGGCGCGCCCTGGGGGACGAGCTGGTTCAGGGTCGGCGGCACGGTGCCCGAGGAGTGGGCCGGACTCACCGTCGAGGCCGTGCTCGACCTCGGATTCTCCCCACGCACCCCGGGATTCCAGTGCGAAGGGCTCGTCCACCGGCCCGACGGCACCCCGGTCAAGGGACTCCACCCCCGCAACTCCTACGTCCCCGTCGCCTCCCCGGCCGTCGGCGGCGAGCAGATCCACTGGCACGTCGAAGCGGCCTCCAACCCCGATCTCGAAGCCGGCGGGGTGCCGTTCCAGCCCACACTCATGGGCGACCGGCTGACCGCGGGCGACGCCCCGCAGTACGTGCTCGGCCGGATGGAACTGGCCGTACGCGACGAGGCGGTGTGGAACCTCGTCATGGACCTGGAGGTCCTGGGCGAACTCATGGCGGAACTCCCGCTCGACGGCGCACGCCGCTGGGAGATCCTGCGCGCCGTCAGCAACGCCCTGGACGCCGTCGACCTCCAGGACGTCAACGCCACGGCGGCGGCCGCCCGGCAGGAACTGGCCGCGGTGCTCGCCGCCCCCGCCCTGCCGACGGCCCACCGCATCAGCGCCGTCGGCCACGCCCACATCGACTCGGCCTGGCTGTGGCCCCTGCGCGAGACCGTGCGGAAGGTGGCCCGCACCGCCTCCAACATGACGGCCCTGCTGGAGGAGGAGCCCGACTTCGTCTTCACGATGTCCCAGGCCCAGCAGTTCGCCTGGATCAAGGAGCACCGCCCCGAGGTGTACGCCCGGGTGAAGAAGGCCGTCGCGGAGGGCAGGTTCGTACCCGCCGGAGGCATGTGGGTGGAGTCCGACACCAACATGCCGGGCTCCGAGGCCATGTCCCGGCAGTTCGTGCACGGCAAGCGCTTCTTCCTCGACGAGTTCGGCGTCGAGAACGACGAGGCGTGGCTCCCCGACACGTTCGGCTTCGCGGCGGGTCTGCCGCAGATCATCAAGGCGGCCGGCTCCAAGTGGCTGCTCACCCAGAAGATCTCGTGGAACCGCACCAACAAGTTCCCGCACCACACCTTCGACTGGGAGGGCATCGACGGAACCCGGATCTTCACCCACTTCCCGCCCGTCGACAGCTACAACTGCGAAATGTCGGGCCGTCAGATAGCCCACGCCGCACGGAACTTCAAGGAGAAGGGGGTCGCCACCCGCTCCCTCGCGCCGACAGGCTTCGGCGACGGCGGCGGCGGCACGACGCGGGAGATGGTCGCCAAGGCGGCCCGGATGCGCAGCCTGGACGGATCGGCGATCGTCGAGTGGGAGGAGCCGGCCGCCTTCTTCGCGAAGGCCGAGGCCGAATACCCCGACCCGCCCGTCTGGGTCGGCGAGTTGTACCTCGAACTGCACCGCGCCACGTTCACCAGCCAGGCGCAGACGAAGCAGGGCAACCGGCGCAGCGAGCACCTCCTCGTGGAGGCCGAACTGTGGGCGGCCACGGCGGCCGTACGGACCGGCGCCCCGTACCCGTACGAGCAACTGGACCGGATCTGGAAGACGGTGCTGCTGCACCAGTTCCACGACATCCTGCCCGGCTCCTCGACCTCGTGGGTCCACCGGGAGGCACGGGCCACCTACGCACGCGTCGCCGAGGAGCTCGGCGCGGTCATCGCCGCCGCGCAGCGCGCGCTCGCCGGAGTCGGACCGGCCACCACGGAACTCGTGTTCAACGCGGCCCCGCACACCCGCGGCGGAGTCCCGGCCGGTGGCGCGTCCGGCGCGTCCGCCCACGACCGGCCGGTCATCCCCACCGCACGCGAGGGCGGCGGCCACGTCCTCGACAACGGGCTCCTGCGGGTCGAGATCGACGCGAGGGGACTGGTGGTCTCCGCCTACGACATCGCCGCGGGCCGGGAGACGATCGCGCCGGATCAGGCGGCCAACCTGCTCCAGCTCCACCCGGACTTCCCCAACCAGTGGGACGCGTGGGACGTCGACGCCTTCTACCGGAATGTCGGCAGCGACCTCACCGACGTCGCCGAACTGACCGCCGACGCGGACGGGGTGCGGGTGGTCCGCGTCTTCGGCGACTCCCGGGTCACCCAGCTCCTGTCGCTTCCGGCCGACGTCAGACGGCTCGACATCGACACCGAGGTGGACTGGCACGAGACGGAGAAGTTCCTGAAGCTGGCCTTCCCGCTGGACGTGAAGGCCGACCGGTACGCCTCCGAGACGCAGTTCGGCCACGCCTACCGGCCCACCCACCAGAACACCAGCTGGGAGTGGGCCAAGTTCGAGGCCTGCAACCACCGCTTCGTCCACTTCGACGAGCCGGGCTGGGGCGTGGCCCTCGTCAACGACTCCACCTACGGGCACGACGTCAGCCGTTCGGTGCGCACCGCGGACGAGGGCACCACGACGACCGTGCGGGCCTCCCTGCTGCGCGCCCCGCGCTACCCCGACCCGGAGACCGACCAGGGCGTCCACCGCTTCCGGCACGCGCTGGTGCCGGGCGCGACGATCGGTGACGCGGTGCGCGAGGGATTCCGGGTGAACGTGCCCGAACGGCGGGTGACCGGTTCCGCCGAGGTGGCCCCGCTGGTGACCGTTGACAACGATGCCGTGGTGGTGAGCGCCGTGAAGCTGGCGGACGACCGCAGCGGCGACCTCGTCGTCCGGGTCTACGAGGCGAACGGAGGACGCGCCCGCGCCACGGTCACGGCGGACGCCTTCGCCGCCGGACGGGCCGCCGTGACGGATCTGCTGGAGCGCCCGATCGCCGACGCCGGGCCACCGGACACCGCGGGGGACGGGGTGGTCCTGTCCCTCCGGCCCTTCCAGATGGTGACGTTGCGCCTGCCGCGCGCCTGA
- a CDS encoding cytosine permease, with translation MSLPYAQDERAAVEARPAFGGRMPTAPGDLRVEAHGIAPVPEDRRYGGPGRLFTVWFAPNLTMTGVFTGTVGIALGLDFATALAAVVLGTLVGAVPTAYLGTWGSRTGAGQLPLARLAFGRGVVVPGALQWLSSIAWDALIGLFGGDALAQLCGWPFWLGVLVMMAAQGALGVLGYEVIHRLQTVMTFALAAAFLVLATKLLDGVHPASTGSVHGADRAGAFVLTCTIALSLAVSWAPYASDFSRYLPATASRPRMFWGTLLGISASFVAVQTLGLWGASVFTDQTAHGIDTLLGGGALGGFGLLAVALAALCSNAMNDYSGSLALQTMGVRLPRPVAAALAAALGFPLVLWMHAADTTARFQNVLLLVGYWIPGFVAIVAVDWIVRSRARGGAPVDLAAESSRPQPWWPALTAFAVAFAAAVPFMNTSLYVGPVATALHGADLAYGVAFLVALAVYAPLRLSRRS, from the coding sequence ATGTCATTGCCGTATGCCCAGGACGAGCGCGCAGCGGTGGAAGCCCGGCCCGCTTTCGGCGGGCGCATGCCCACCGCCCCCGGCGATCTGCGCGTCGAGGCGCACGGCATAGCCCCCGTGCCCGAGGACCGCCGCTACGGCGGGCCCGGCCGGCTGTTCACCGTCTGGTTCGCCCCCAACCTGACCATGACCGGGGTCTTCACCGGCACGGTCGGCATCGCGCTGGGCCTGGACTTCGCGACGGCGCTCGCCGCCGTCGTGCTCGGCACGCTGGTGGGCGCCGTGCCCACCGCGTACCTGGGCACCTGGGGCAGCCGGACCGGTGCCGGGCAACTCCCGCTCGCACGGCTGGCGTTCGGGCGGGGCGTCGTCGTCCCCGGCGCCCTGCAGTGGCTGTCGTCCATCGCCTGGGACGCGCTGATCGGTCTGTTCGGCGGGGACGCGCTGGCCCAGTTGTGCGGCTGGCCGTTCTGGCTCGGCGTGCTGGTCATGATGGCAGCGCAGGGGGCGCTCGGCGTCCTGGGGTACGAGGTGATCCACCGGCTCCAGACCGTCATGACGTTCGCGCTGGCCGCCGCCTTCCTGGTGCTCGCCACGAAGCTCCTGGACGGTGTGCACCCCGCCTCGACCGGCTCGGTGCACGGCGCCGACCGGGCCGGTGCCTTCGTCCTGACCTGCACCATCGCACTGAGCCTCGCCGTGTCCTGGGCGCCGTACGCCAGTGACTTCAGCCGCTATCTGCCGGCCACCGCGTCCCGGCCGCGGATGTTCTGGGGCACGCTGCTCGGCATCAGCGCCTCGTTCGTCGCGGTCCAGACCCTCGGGCTGTGGGGTGCGTCCGTCTTCACCGACCAGACCGCGCACGGCATCGACACCCTGCTGGGCGGCGGCGCCCTCGGCGGGTTCGGGCTGCTCGCGGTGGCGCTCGCCGCGCTGTGCAGCAACGCCATGAACGACTACAGCGGATCGCTGGCGCTGCAGACCATGGGGGTCCGCCTGCCGCGCCCCGTCGCGGCGGCACTCGCCGCCGCGCTCGGATTCCCGCTGGTGCTGTGGATGCACGCGGCCGACACCACGGCCCGGTTCCAGAACGTGCTGCTGCTCGTCGGCTACTGGATCCCCGGCTTCGTCGCGATCGTCGCCGTCGACTGGATCGTCCGGTCGAGGGCCCGCGGTGGCGCGCCGGTCGATCTGGCCGCCGAGAGCTCCCGCCCGCAACCGTGGTGGCCGGCGCTCACCGCGTTCGCCGTCGCCTTCGCGGCCGCGGTGCCGTTCATGAACACCAGCCTGTACGTGGGCCCGGTGGCCACGGCGCTGCACGGGGCCGACCTCGCCTACGGTGTGGCGTTCCTGGTGGCCCTGGCGGTCTACGCACCACTGCGGTTGAGCCGACGCTCCTGA
- a CDS encoding NUDIX domain-containing protein has protein sequence MDSDATSRIPARNSRPPLAQAALGVGVLVLDGQGRVLLGRHHSGTWELPGGKVDPTHESIAAAAVRELREETGLEAEEHEVRVFAMLHDAVHGINRVTMAALVTAGDGAAQVTEPHLISTWRWTRPEDLPKALFDPSAQILAAWRPDLGIAHPPVHRLDIVTEGTQA, from the coding sequence ATGGACAGCGACGCGACTTCGCGGATCCCCGCCCGCAACTCCCGCCCGCCCCTGGCCCAGGCGGCGCTGGGTGTCGGCGTGCTCGTGCTCGACGGGCAGGGCCGCGTCCTGCTCGGCCGGCATCACAGCGGCACCTGGGAGCTGCCCGGCGGCAAGGTCGATCCGACGCACGAGTCGATCGCGGCGGCGGCGGTGCGGGAACTCCGCGAGGAGACGGGCCTGGAGGCCGAGGAGCACGAGGTGCGCGTCTTCGCGATGCTCCACGACGCGGTCCACGGGATCAACCGGGTCACGATGGCCGCGCTGGTGACAGCCGGGGACGGCGCCGCACAGGTGACCGAGCCCCACCTCATCAGCACCTGGCGGTGGACCCGGCCCGAGGACCTGCCGAAGGCGCTCTTCGACCCCTCCGCACAGATCCTCGCGGCCTGGCGCCCGGACCTCGGCATCGCGCATCCGCCCGTGCACCGGCTGGACATCGTGACCGAGGGCACGCAGGCGTAG
- a CDS encoding Gfo/Idh/MocA family oxidoreductase, whose translation MGEPLRIGMVGAGKISGAYLSTLARLPGVRLTAVTDLDRGRAEAAAAEAGGEVAVVEDVAGLVARDDVDAVLNLTVPAVHAEVALAALRAGKHVYGEKPLAADRKEAGTVLAAAREHGLRVGCAPDTVLGTGTQTARRAVDDGLIGTPVAATAFMTTAGHEAWHPDPEFYYRPGGGPLLDMGPYYLSALVHLLGPVVRVTGASSRPRAEREIGSGPRAGQRFPVEVDTHVTGILEHAGGALSTLVMSFDVRAARLPRIEVHGTAASLSVPDPNGFDGPVEIHRGGGWETLPVSAGYPDGGRGTGLADLADALAAGRPHRASAELAAHVLDIMLTLMDAADRGTALPVTSTCERPAPVESAGD comes from the coding sequence GGCCGTCACCGACCTCGACCGCGGCCGCGCCGAGGCGGCCGCCGCCGAAGCCGGCGGAGAGGTGGCCGTGGTGGAGGACGTGGCCGGCCTGGTGGCGCGGGACGACGTGGACGCGGTCCTCAACCTCACCGTGCCCGCCGTCCACGCCGAGGTCGCCCTGGCCGCGCTGCGGGCAGGCAAGCACGTCTACGGCGAGAAGCCGCTCGCCGCTGACCGCAAGGAGGCCGGCACCGTGCTGGCGGCGGCGCGCGAACACGGACTGCGGGTGGGCTGCGCACCCGACACCGTCCTCGGCACCGGCACCCAGACCGCGCGCAGGGCCGTCGACGACGGACTCATCGGCACCCCGGTCGCCGCCACCGCGTTCATGACGACCGCGGGCCACGAGGCCTGGCACCCGGACCCCGAGTTCTACTACCGGCCCGGCGGCGGTCCCCTGCTCGACATGGGTCCCTACTACCTGTCCGCGCTGGTCCATCTGCTCGGCCCGGTCGTCCGGGTGACCGGAGCCTCCTCGCGGCCGCGCGCGGAACGCGAGATCGGCAGCGGCCCGCGTGCCGGACAGCGCTTCCCGGTCGAGGTGGACACCCATGTCACCGGCATCCTGGAACACGCCGGCGGCGCCCTGTCCACGCTCGTGATGAGCTTCGACGTCCGTGCCGCACGGCTGCCGCGGATCGAGGTGCACGGCACCGCGGCCTCCCTCTCGGTGCCCGACCCGAACGGCTTCGACGGCCCTGTCGAGATCCACCGGGGCGGCGGATGGGAGACGCTGCCCGTATCGGCCGGATACCCGGACGGCGGACGCGGCACCGGCCTCGCCGACCTCGCCGACGCCCTGGCGGCCGGGCGGCCGCACCGGGCCTCCGCGGAACTCGCCGCCCACGTCCTGGACATCATGCTCACGCTCATGGACGCGGCGGACCGGGGGACGGCGCTCCCCGTGACGAGCACCTGCGAGCGCCCGGCCCCCGTGGAGTCCGCCGGCGACTGA